The Castellaniella sp. genome includes a window with the following:
- the lpdA gene encoding dihydrolipoyl dehydrogenase: MSINDVNVPDIGDFDQVDVIEILVAVGDTIAPEQSLITVESDKASMEIPSDQAGVVKEILVKVGDKVAQGATILKIEAAAAPAQDAAPKAAAAPAASAAPAAAQAAAAPTPAPVAAQFSGAADADYDVLVLGAGPGGYSAAFRAADLGLKVVLVERYATLGGVCLNVGCIPSKALLHTVAVLEEAQAIAAHGIRFGKPEIDLDGLRGYKDSVVGKLTGGLAGMAKARKVTVVRGKGAFADPHHLTVTAADGQQTTIKFASAIIAAGSQSVKLPFLPDDPRIVDSTGALTLKSIPQRMLIIGGGIIGLEMGTVYSALGARLDVVEMLPTLMTGADRDLVKVWDKMNAKRFDHVMLKTKTVGAEAKADGIWVTFEGESAPKEPQRYDLVLQAVGRAPNGKSIGAENAGVAVSDRGFIPVDTQMRTNVPHIYAIGDIVGQPMLAHKAVHEAHVAAEVIAGEKAYFDARVIPSVAYTDPEVAWVGLTEEAAKQDGIALKKGLFPWQASGRAIANGRDEGFTKLLFDAETGRILGGGIVGTHAGDLIGEVALAIEMGADSVDIGKTIHPHPTLGESIGMAAEVADGHCTDVPPARRK, translated from the coding sequence AATGACGTCAATGTGCCGGATATCGGTGATTTCGACCAGGTCGATGTCATCGAAATTCTGGTGGCAGTGGGCGATACCATCGCCCCCGAACAAAGCCTGATCACCGTCGAATCCGACAAGGCCTCCATGGAAATTCCGTCCGACCAGGCCGGGGTCGTCAAGGAGATCCTCGTCAAGGTCGGCGACAAGGTCGCCCAGGGCGCAACCATTCTCAAGATCGAAGCCGCAGCCGCTCCGGCGCAGGATGCCGCCCCCAAAGCGGCTGCCGCGCCTGCGGCCTCGGCTGCCCCGGCTGCCGCTCAGGCAGCAGCCGCACCGACTCCGGCTCCCGTTGCCGCCCAATTCAGCGGCGCGGCGGATGCCGATTACGATGTGCTGGTGCTGGGTGCTGGTCCTGGCGGCTATTCGGCTGCCTTCCGGGCAGCCGATCTGGGCCTGAAGGTCGTTTTGGTCGAACGCTACGCTACCTTGGGCGGGGTCTGCCTGAATGTCGGTTGCATCCCCTCCAAGGCCTTGCTGCACACCGTTGCTGTGCTTGAAGAAGCCCAGGCCATTGCCGCCCACGGCATTCGTTTCGGGAAGCCCGAAATCGACCTGGACGGCTTGCGCGGCTACAAGGATAGCGTGGTGGGCAAGCTCACCGGCGGCCTGGCCGGCATGGCCAAGGCGCGTAAGGTCACGGTCGTCCGGGGCAAGGGCGCTTTTGCTGATCCGCATCACCTCACCGTCACGGCGGCTGATGGCCAGCAGACCACCATCAAGTTCGCCTCCGCCATCATTGCGGCGGGTAGCCAGTCGGTCAAGCTGCCTTTCTTGCCCGATGATCCCCGGATTGTCGATTCCACGGGCGCACTGACCCTGAAGTCCATTCCACAGCGCATGCTGATTATTGGCGGGGGCATTATCGGCCTGGAAATGGGCACGGTTTATTCCGCGCTGGGCGCACGCCTGGATGTGGTCGAGATGTTGCCGACCCTCATGACGGGCGCCGACCGTGATCTGGTCAAGGTCTGGGACAAGATGAACGCAAAGCGTTTCGATCACGTCATGCTCAAGACCAAGACCGTGGGCGCCGAGGCCAAGGCAGATGGCATCTGGGTCACCTTCGAGGGCGAATCCGCCCCCAAAGAGCCCCAGCGCTATGATCTGGTGCTGCAAGCCGTGGGGCGTGCGCCCAACGGCAAGTCCATCGGTGCGGAAAACGCCGGGGTGGCGGTCAGCGACCGTGGCTTCATTCCGGTGGATACGCAGATGCGCACCAATGTGCCGCATATCTACGCCATCGGCGACATCGTGGGTCAACCCATGCTGGCCCACAAGGCCGTGCACGAGGCCCATGTCGCCGCCGAAGTCATTGCCGGCGAAAAAGCCTACTTCGACGCCCGCGTGATTCCATCGGTGGCCTACACCGATCCCGAGGTCGCCTGGGTTGGCCTGACCGAAGAAGCAGCCAAGCAAGACGGCATTGCCCTGAAGAAAGGTCTGTTCCCGTGGCAGGCTTCGGGACGCGCCATCGCGAATGGCCGTGACGAGGGCTTCACCAAGCTCCTGTTCGACGCCGAGACCGGTCGCATTCTGGGTGGCGGCATCGTCGGCACTCACGCAGGCGACCTGATTGGTGAAGTTGCGCTGGCCATCGAGATGGGCGCGGATTCCGTGGATATCGGCAAGACCATCCACCCGCACCCCACCTTGGGGGAATCCATCGGCATGGCCGCCGAGGTCGCCGACGGACATTGCACGGACGTACCGCCCGCCCGACGCAAGTAA